GAAAACTTTTGAGAGATAGTGGAGTAAGGGTAGAATCTTTAGCTATTATTAATTCTATGAATAGTGATGGTATTGATTTTGATTAAATAAAATGATACATATTGATAAAATCGAACTATAAATATGCATTAACACAGAAAGGATCGCAATAATAGGAATTATATGTAGAAATAATGATAAAATAGTACGTAAAAATGTTTTTTTGTGTTATAATGATTTTAGAAAAAAGGTATTTTAATTATTATGTTTAAAAAATATTTTAGAATAAAAGCATTAGGGGGAAAAAATATGAATAAAGATAATGAAATATATGATTTAGATGGGATTCCACCGTTACATAGAGCAATACCATTAGGATTACAACATATACTTTCGATGTTTGCAGGAAATGTAGCTCCTTTAATTATTATTGCCAATGCTATGAATTTACCTGTTGATGAAAAAACATTCTTGATTCAATGTGCTATGTTTATAGCTGGGGTAACTACTTTAATTCAACTGTATCCTATTGGACCAATAGGAGCAAAACTTCCTATTGTTATGGGTACAAGTTTTGGATTCTTACCTGTAGGTATAAGTATATCTGCACAATACGGGCTTGCTGGAGTGCTAGGAGCATCTTTTGTTGGTGGTTTTTTTGAAATTATAATGGGTGCATTTTTAAAACCATTAAGAAAATATTTTCCACCTGTTGTAACAGGAACAGTGCTACTATCTATAGGATTATCTCTTTTACCAGTGGGAATAAAATACTTTGCAGGTGGGGTTGGTGCAAAAGATTTTGGATCACCATCAAATCTTCTTTTAGGAACAATTGTTTTAGTAACTGTATTGTTTTTTAATCAATATACAAAAGGAATTACAAGTATGTCGTCTATATTAATTGGTATTATAGTAGGATATATCGTAGCTATCCCAATGGGGAAAATTGATTTTTCTGCTGTATCACAAGCTAAATGGGTATCTTTCCCAGTACCATTTAAATACGGAATGACATTTCATTTAGATGCAATTGTTGGAATGCTTTTAATGTACATTTTAACAACAGTAGAAACTGTTGGAGATATTTCAGGAATTACAATGGGCGGAGCCAATCGTGAAGCTACTGATAAAGAACTTTCAGGAGGAGTTATGGCAGATGGGTTAGGAAGTTGTTTAGCTGCTATCTTCAATGTGTTACCAAATACATCTTTTAGCCAAAATGTTGGATTAGTTGCGTTAACTGGTATTATGAGTAGATTTGTAGTTGCTGTAGGAGCAGTATTCTTAATTATAACAGGATTATTCCCAAAGGTTGGAACTGTTGTTGCTTTAATGCCACAAAGTGTATTAGGTGGAGCTACTATTGTTATGTTCTCGATGATAGCTATTAGTGGAATTAACCTTATTACAAAAGAACCTCTTGCTGGAAAAAATAGTATGATTGTTGCTGTTGCAATGGGACTAGGATTTGGACTTGGTTCTGTACCAGAAGCAATTGCATATTTACCAGAATCAGTAAAAATGATCTTTGGAGGATCAGGAATGGTTGTTACAGGAACTATTGCAATTATATTAAATATTATTTTACCAGAAAATCAAGAGAAAAAAGTAGAACATAATACTGATAAATCTCTTTCTGGAGCATAAAAGAATTTGTATAAATAAAGGCATATATTGAAAAACAATATTATGCCTTTTATCTATGTATAAGAGAATTATACAATATTTAAATTTAAAAATTTGGGGGAGGAATACAATTGATTTCTATACAAAACTATGTATTTCCTGAAACATTGGAAGAAGCATATAATATTTTAAAATCTAAAAGAAATAATACTGTATTAGGAGGCTGTTCTTTTTTAAGAATGGGATCTAAAAATATTGGAACAGCTATTGATTTATCTAAAATCAATTTAAATTATATAAAAGAATGTGATGAAATAATTGAAATTGGAGCCATGGCTACCTTTCGTGAAATAGAGACATGTCCTGTTTTAACAAAATACTTTAGTGGAGTATTATCGCAATCTGTAAAAAACATAGTAGGAGTTCAGCTTAGAAATAATGTAACAATAGGTGGAACTGTTTATTCAAAATACGGATTTTCAGATTTAATTACGGCTCTACTTTCTCTAGATACTGATGTAGTACTTTATAATGCAGGAAGAATATCTTTAGAGGAATTTTTAGAGAAGAGCTTTGAAAAAGATATTTTGACAAAAATTATTATTCCAAAAACAAATAAAAAATCAGTATTTAAATCAATGAGAAACTCAAGTAGTGATTATGCAGTATTAAATGTAGCTGTTTCAAAAGAAAATACAGACTTTAAGATAGTAGTTGGAGCAAGGCCTCAAAGGGCAAAAATTGCTAAAGAAGCGTCTATATACTTAGGAAAAAGTAAATTAACTGATGAAGATATTGAACTGGCTTCAAATATTGCTGTAAAGGAATTAAATTTTGGAAGTAATATGAGAGGTAGTAAAGAGTATAGAGAGGCAATCTGTAAAGCTCTTATAAAAAGAGCAGTAATGGAGGTTTTATAATGAAGATAGAAGTCACAATTAATAATAAAAAAATGACTATGGAAATAGAATGTGATGAATTCTTAGCAGATACACTGAGAAAAAATGGCTTCTTAAGTGTTAAAAAAGGCTGTGATACAGGGTCTTGCGGATTATGTACTGTATGGGTAGAAGATAAGCCTGTTCTTTCGTGTTCAGTTCTTTCTGCAAGGGTTAATGGAAAAGAAATTACAACTATTGAAGGAGTTCAAGAAGAGGCAAGAGAGTTCGCTGAGTTTTTAGTAAATGAAGGAGCAGAACAATGTGGATTTTGTAGTCCAGGATTTATTATGACTGTACTTGCAATGAAGAGAGAGCTTAAAAATCCTACAGAAGAAGATATCGTTCACTACTTAAGGGGAAATCTTTGCAGATGTACAGGGTATGTAGGTCAGTTAAGAGCAATAAAAAAATATATGGGGGTATTATAAGTATGAAGGCTGTAAATAATGCAATTTCAAAAATTGACGGAATGGATATTGCAACAGGGAAACCTGTTTACACAGACGATTTAGATAATAATTCATTGGTTGTAAGAATTCTTAGAAGCCCTTATGCTTTTGCAAAAATTAAAAATATTGATATACAAAAAGCAGAAACATTAAATGGAGTTGAATGTATACTTACGTATAAAGATGTTCCGAATGTAAGATTTACAATGGCAGGTCAATCTTATCCTGAGCCATCTCCTTATGATAGATTAATTTTAGATGAATATGTTCGTTATGTAGGAGATGAGGTTGCAATTATAGCTGCAGTAGACGAAAAAACTGCATCAAAAGCTATGAAATTAATCAAGGTTGAATATGAGGTATATAAGCCTGTTTTAGACTTTGAAAAAGCACAAGAACATAAATCTACTATTCATCCAGAAGATGACTTACATGTGAATTTTGATATTGGCACAAATAAAGAAAAAAATATAGCAGCTTCTTATAAAACAGAAGTTGGAGATGTAGAAGCTGAGCTTAAAAATAGTGAAGTTGTGGTTGAAGAAACATATTACACTCAAGCTCAGGCTCATGGGATGATGGAAACATATCGTGCATTTAGTTATATGGATCATAATGGAAGACTTACAATTGTAAGTGCTACACAAATTCCTTTTCATGTTAGAAGAATTGTTGCAAGAGCTTTACAAATTCCAAAGAGTAATATTCGTGTAATAAAACCTAGAATTGGAGGAGGGTTTGGTGGAAAGCAAACAGCATCTGTAGAAGTCTTTCCAGCAATTGTTACATTAAAAACGGGAAAGCCCGCAAAAATTGTTTATGATAGAAAAGAAACATTTAGCTGTACAACTAGTCGTCATGCTATGAAAATTAAAGTAAAGATAGGATCAGATAAAGAGGGAAATATTAGGGCTATAGATATGCAGGCATTATCTGATACGGGAGCATATGGTGAACATGCATGGACTGTATTTAGTGTTGCAGGACATAAAACACTTCCTCTATACAATCAAGCAAAAGCAGTGAGATATATGGGGAATGTAGTTTATACAAATAAAATGACAGCAGGAGCTTTAAGAGGATATGGAGTTACTCAGGGAATATTTGCATTAGAGTCAGCAATCAATGAGTTAGCAGCTAAGTTAAATATAGACCCTGCAAAGCTTAGAGAGAAAAATATTATAAAACAAGGGGAGACTAACCCTATTTTAGGAGGTTCTAAAGAAGGAAATCCTGTTGCTTTAGCAAGTTGCACTCTTGATAAATGTATTGAAAAAGGAAAGAAACTTGTTGGAT
The window above is part of the Tepidibacter aestuarii genome. Proteins encoded here:
- a CDS encoding uracil-xanthine permease family protein; amino-acid sequence: MNKDNEIYDLDGIPPLHRAIPLGLQHILSMFAGNVAPLIIIANAMNLPVDEKTFLIQCAMFIAGVTTLIQLYPIGPIGAKLPIVMGTSFGFLPVGISISAQYGLAGVLGASFVGGFFEIIMGAFLKPLRKYFPPVVTGTVLLSIGLSLLPVGIKYFAGGVGAKDFGSPSNLLLGTIVLVTVLFFNQYTKGITSMSSILIGIIVGYIVAIPMGKIDFSAVSQAKWVSFPVPFKYGMTFHLDAIVGMLLMYILTTVETVGDISGITMGGANREATDKELSGGVMADGLGSCLAAIFNVLPNTSFSQNVGLVALTGIMSRFVVAVGAVFLIITGLFPKVGTVVALMPQSVLGGATIVMFSMIAISGINLITKEPLAGKNSMIVAVAMGLGFGLGSVPEAIAYLPESVKMIFGGSGMVVTGTIAIILNIILPENQEKKVEHNTDKSLSGA
- a CDS encoding FAD binding domain-containing protein — its product is MISIQNYVFPETLEEAYNILKSKRNNTVLGGCSFLRMGSKNIGTAIDLSKINLNYIKECDEIIEIGAMATFREIETCPVLTKYFSGVLSQSVKNIVGVQLRNNVTIGGTVYSKYGFSDLITALLSLDTDVVLYNAGRISLEEFLEKSFEKDILTKIIIPKTNKKSVFKSMRNSSSDYAVLNVAVSKENTDFKIVVGARPQRAKIAKEASIYLGKSKLTDEDIELASNIAVKELNFGSNMRGSKEYREAICKALIKRAVMEVL
- a CDS encoding (2Fe-2S)-binding protein, producing the protein MKIEVTINNKKMTMEIECDEFLADTLRKNGFLSVKKGCDTGSCGLCTVWVEDKPVLSCSVLSARVNGKEITTIEGVQEEAREFAEFLVNEGAEQCGFCSPGFIMTVLAMKRELKNPTEEDIVHYLRGNLCRCTGYVGQLRAIKKYMGVL
- a CDS encoding xanthine dehydrogenase family protein molybdopterin-binding subunit — translated: MKAVNNAISKIDGMDIATGKPVYTDDLDNNSLVVRILRSPYAFAKIKNIDIQKAETLNGVECILTYKDVPNVRFTMAGQSYPEPSPYDRLILDEYVRYVGDEVAIIAAVDEKTASKAMKLIKVEYEVYKPVLDFEKAQEHKSTIHPEDDLHVNFDIGTNKEKNIAASYKTEVGDVEAELKNSEVVVEETYYTQAQAHGMMETYRAFSYMDHNGRLTIVSATQIPFHVRRIVARALQIPKSNIRVIKPRIGGGFGGKQTASVEVFPAIVTLKTGKPAKIVYDRKETFSCTTSRHAMKIKVKIGSDKEGNIRAIDMQALSDTGAYGEHAWTVFSVAGHKTLPLYNQAKAVRYMGNVVYTNKMTAGALRGYGVTQGIFALESAINELAAKLNIDPAKLREKNIIKQGETNPILGGSKEGNPVALASCTLDKCIEKGKKLVGWNEKYPRKDMGNGKVRAVGMAITMQGSGIPGIDTASAIVKLNDDGFYTLLLGATDMGQGSDTILAQMAADVLETTMDKIIVHTADTDISPYDTGSYASSTTYVTGNAVIKACEDIKNKILENVANLLDASIEELVFDGSFVKIINEENVLSLDEIAQRLAVGEGKNQLIGVGSFGGETSPPPFIAGFAEVEVDKESGKIDLIDYVAVVDCGTVINPKLARIQVEGGLVQGIGMAMYEDVRYSDTGKMQTNTFMQYKIPCRKDIGKITVDFESSYEPTGPFGAKSIGEVVINTPPPAIAHAVYNAVGVNIRSLPITPEKVLMRILKK